The proteins below come from a single Chryseobacterium capnotolerans genomic window:
- the gldC gene encoding gliding motility protein GldC: protein MRKTQITIDVELDENHVPENITWNAQDGGIEKEETKATMISVWDDKTREALRIDLWTKEMPVDQMKMFIHQILVSLGSTYQRATGEEDVAQWMEEIAEEFAIKSAIK, encoded by the coding sequence ATGAGAAAAACTCAGATTACGATAGATGTAGAGTTAGATGAAAACCACGTTCCGGAAAACATCACATGGAATGCTCAGGATGGCGGGATCGAAAAAGAAGAAACAAAGGCTACCATGATCTCTGTATGGGATGATAAAACTAGGGAAGCTTTAAGAATTGATCTTTGGACCAAAGAAATGCCTGTAGACCAGATGAAGATGTTTATCCACCAGATTTTAGTTTCTTTAGGAAGTACTTACCAGAGAGCAACTGGTGAAGAGGATGTAGCACAGTGGATGGAAGAAATTGCTGAAGAATTTGCTATAAAATCAGCTATAAAGTAA